A stretch of Pomacea canaliculata isolate SZHN2017 linkage group LG6, ASM307304v1, whole genome shotgun sequence DNA encodes these proteins:
- the LOC112566822 gene encoding glycoprotein endo-alpha-1,2-mannosidase-like isoform X2 gives MGRSLRSKLSIAAKNSNLQSKLDSVNATGYPLVSKTSWVLDKNTSVNVEGRTEMLHEEKNDIKKAALLLNSGTEVNFKVHIFYYPWYGNPQTDGRYIHWNHHMLPHWNKNEAKKWPLGKHLPPGDIGANFYPELGPYSSSDASVVNTHMKQIHSAGVGVLAVSWYPPGEADDDGIPLDNLMPLILDSAHAHGIKVSFHLEPFKNRGGETLKTHVRYIIDTYGHHPGFYRTELKGQNLPVFYIYDSYQVPSSEWAAVLKPGAPLTLRDTRYDGIFLGLYLSPEDEVKILDASFDGFYTYFAANEFTKGSSWTNWKTMAEFAKHNNLLFVPSIGPGYVDTRIRPWNAQTERKRDHGNYFRRAFEAAIDAGAKYISITSFNEWHEGTQVEPAIPKETERFKYEDYQPHQPDFYLNLLKTLVDQFSKAQK, from the exons ATGGGTAGAAGTCTTCGTAGT AAATTGAGCATTGCAGCCAAAAATAGTAACCTTCAAAGCAAACTAGATTCAGTAAATGCAACCGGATATCCATTAGTATCTAAAACTTCCTGGGTTTTGGATAAAAACACTTCTGTtaatgtagaaggaagaactgAAATGttacatgaagaaaaaaatgacatcaagaaggcagctttattattaaattctgGAACTGAAGTGAACTTCAaagtacatattttttattacccATGGTATGGTAACCCACAAACTGATGGACGCTATATACACTGGAATCATCATATGCTTCCTCACTGGAATAAAAATGAGGCAAAAAAATGGCCCTTGGGTAAGCATTTGCCCCCTGGTGACATTGGTGCCAATTTCTATCCAGAACTTGGTCCCTACAGCTCTTCAGATGCTTCTGTTGTGAATACACACATGAAACAGATCCATTCAGCAGGAGTAG GAGTATTGGCAGTATCATGGTACCCCCCAGGtgaagcagatgatgatggCATTCCTTTAGACAACTTGATGCCACTCATTCTAGATTCAGCGCATGCTCATGGAATCAAG GTTTCTTTTCACTTGGAGCCATTCAAAAACAGAGGTGGAGAAACCCTGAAAACACATGTCAGATACATTATTGATACGTATGGACATCATCCAGGATTTTACAGGACAGAATTAAAGGGACAAAATCTTCCAGTATTTTACATCTATGACTCATACCAGGTGCCCTCTTCAGAGTGGGCAGCAGTGCTTAAACCAGGAGCACCACTGACTCTGCGAGATACTAGATATGATGGAATTTTTCTGGGTTTATATCTGAGCCCAGAAGATGAAGTAAAAATTTTAGATGCTAGCTTTGATGGATTTTATACCTACTTTGCAGCAAATGAGTTCACCAAAGGCAGTTCATGGACTAATTGGAAGACGATGGCAGAGTTTGCCAAGCATAACAATTTGCTGTTTGTGCCCAGCATTGGGCCAGGCTATGTAGACACTCGCATAAGACCTTGGAATGctcagacagaaagaaagagagaccaTGGGAATTACTTCAGGAGAGCATTTGAAGCTGCCATTGATGCAGGGGCCAAGTATATCTCTATCACTTCATTTAATGAATGGCATGAAGGAACGCAAGTGGAACCAGCCATACCCAAGGAAACTGAAAGGTTTAAGTATGAGGACTATCAACCTCACCAGCCTGACTTCTATCTTAATTTACTGAAAACATTGGTAGACCAGTTTTCAAAGGCTCAGAAGTAA
- the LOC112566822 gene encoding glycoprotein endo-alpha-1,2-mannosidase-like isoform X1 — translation MGRSLRSVRYYVFFLALSLTTSMISISIYILSERRVQMIKVSLSENNPEFNSLQDSLFFQKLSIAAKNSNLQSKLDSVNATGYPLVSKTSWVLDKNTSVNVEGRTEMLHEEKNDIKKAALLLNSGTEVNFKVHIFYYPWYGNPQTDGRYIHWNHHMLPHWNKNEAKKWPLGKHLPPGDIGANFYPELGPYSSSDASVVNTHMKQIHSAGVGVLAVSWYPPGEADDDGIPLDNLMPLILDSAHAHGIKVSFHLEPFKNRGGETLKTHVRYIIDTYGHHPGFYRTELKGQNLPVFYIYDSYQVPSSEWAAVLKPGAPLTLRDTRYDGIFLGLYLSPEDEVKILDASFDGFYTYFAANEFTKGSSWTNWKTMAEFAKHNNLLFVPSIGPGYVDTRIRPWNAQTERKRDHGNYFRRAFEAAIDAGAKYISITSFNEWHEGTQVEPAIPKETERFKYEDYQPHQPDFYLNLLKTLVDQFSKAQK, via the exons ATGGGTAGAAGTCTTCGTAGTGTACGTTACTatgtcttttttcttgcattgtCTTTAACAACCAGTATGATCAGTATTTCCATCTATATTTTGTCAGAGAGAAGAGTTCAGATGATAAAAGTATCTTTGTCTGAAAATAATCCTGAATTCAATAGTCTTCAAGACTCTTTGTTTTTCCAGAAATTGAGCATTGCAGCCAAAAATAGTAACCTTCAAAGCAAACTAGATTCAGTAAATGCAACCGGATATCCATTAGTATCTAAAACTTCCTGGGTTTTGGATAAAAACACTTCTGTtaatgtagaaggaagaactgAAATGttacatgaagaaaaaaatgacatcaagaaggcagctttattattaaattctgGAACTGAAGTGAACTTCAaagtacatattttttattacccATGGTATGGTAACCCACAAACTGATGGACGCTATATACACTGGAATCATCATATGCTTCCTCACTGGAATAAAAATGAGGCAAAAAAATGGCCCTTGGGTAAGCATTTGCCCCCTGGTGACATTGGTGCCAATTTCTATCCAGAACTTGGTCCCTACAGCTCTTCAGATGCTTCTGTTGTGAATACACACATGAAACAGATCCATTCAGCAGGAGTAG GAGTATTGGCAGTATCATGGTACCCCCCAGGtgaagcagatgatgatggCATTCCTTTAGACAACTTGATGCCACTCATTCTAGATTCAGCGCATGCTCATGGAATCAAG GTTTCTTTTCACTTGGAGCCATTCAAAAACAGAGGTGGAGAAACCCTGAAAACACATGTCAGATACATTATTGATACGTATGGACATCATCCAGGATTTTACAGGACAGAATTAAAGGGACAAAATCTTCCAGTATTTTACATCTATGACTCATACCAGGTGCCCTCTTCAGAGTGGGCAGCAGTGCTTAAACCAGGAGCACCACTGACTCTGCGAGATACTAGATATGATGGAATTTTTCTGGGTTTATATCTGAGCCCAGAAGATGAAGTAAAAATTTTAGATGCTAGCTTTGATGGATTTTATACCTACTTTGCAGCAAATGAGTTCACCAAAGGCAGTTCATGGACTAATTGGAAGACGATGGCAGAGTTTGCCAAGCATAACAATTTGCTGTTTGTGCCCAGCATTGGGCCAGGCTATGTAGACACTCGCATAAGACCTTGGAATGctcagacagaaagaaagagagaccaTGGGAATTACTTCAGGAGAGCATTTGAAGCTGCCATTGATGCAGGGGCCAAGTATATCTCTATCACTTCATTTAATGAATGGCATGAAGGAACGCAAGTGGAACCAGCCATACCCAAGGAAACTGAAAGGTTTAAGTATGAGGACTATCAACCTCACCAGCCTGACTTCTATCTTAATTTACTGAAAACATTGGTAGACCAGTTTTCAAAGGCTCAGAAGTAA